From Bacillus kexueae:
TTCAACATCATTTCCCCCTCTCCTATTAGCCTTTATAATTGCTGCTTTTGTCAGAATTATTCAAGGTTCTGCAACTGTGGCAATGATTACAGCTGCTGGACTCATCTCTCCTGTCATTGATACGATAGGATTAACAGGACCTATTTTAGGAATGATGGTCATTGCTATTGCATCAGGAGCAACAATCTTATCCCATGTTAACGACTCTGGCTTTTGGCTTGTGAGCCGATATTTAGGGCTAGATGTAAGCCAAACGTTACGTTCTTGGACGGTCATGGAAACCATCATAGCTGTTACTGGGTTTACAGTTGTATTTGGACTAAGTTTTTTCTTCTAATTTTTACAGAGCTAAATAAACACTTATCAAAAATGGAACGACGAGGAGAAAGAAGGGGTTGGCATGAAAGCTTATTATATCGGTGTTGATATTGGCACAACAAGTACAAAGTCCGTTTTATTCTCTTTAGATGGAAATGAGAGATTTAAGTACTCCATCGAATATCCACTTTTCACTTCGATCGATGGGACAGCAGAACAAAATCCAGAAGAAGTTTTTCAAGCTGTATTTCATACCATTCAGGCATGTGTACATTATGCGAATCAGGAAAATATATTGATTCGAGCCATTTCTTTTAGTTCCGCTATGCATAGCTTGATACTCGTTGACCATCGCAATCAGCCGATTACTAATCTGATGACTTGGGCAGACACGCGAAGTTCAAAATGGGCTACAAATCTGAAAGAAAGCGACACCGGAAAAGAGCTTTATCAACAAACAGGAACTCCAATTCACACTATGACACCACTTTCTAAACTCATTTGGCTAAAAAATGAGAGACCAAAATGGTTTGAACAAGCACACAAGTTTATCTCTATCAAGGAGTACATTCTGTTTGAATTATTCGGTGAATACGTCATCGACTATGCGACAGCTGGAGCAACGGGGCTTATGAACCTTAACACCTTAACGTGGGACAAGCGAGCACTTTCGTTAGTTGAAGTTGACGAGCATAGGCTTTCTACAATCGTTCCCACAACTTATTTATTACCACCAATGAAAGAGTCATTCCGGAACGCTTTAGGGCTGTCACCGGATACTTCTTACATTATTGGGGCAAGCGATGGCGTCCTATCAAATTTAGGAGTTAATGCCATTCAAGATGGTGTAGTAGCCTTAACCATCGGGACGAGCGGAGCCATTCGAACAGTAGTATCAGAACCGACCACCGAAGAAAATGGGTCAATCTTTTGTTATCCTTTAACAACCAACAATTGGGTCATTGGTGGCCCTGTTAATAATGGAGGGGTCATTCTACGCTGGCTGAAAGAATTATTTGAATGTGATTATGAGACGTTAAATGCTCTCGCAAAGAATGTCCCACCAGGTGCAGATCGACTTTTCTTTCATCCATATCTAACTGGAGAGAGAGCTCCAATTTGGAATTCTGATGCAAAAGGTTCTTTTTTCGGCCTTACTTTAAATCATGGCAAACCGCATATTACGCGAGCTGTCATGGAAGGCGTTATTTTCAACCTGTATACCGTTATGACTAAACTAAAGCCGTTTATGAAAGAACCGAAATGCATTCGTGCGTCTGGTGGATTTGCAAACTCCCCATTATGGTGCCAAATGGTAGCTGATATTTTCCAAATGCGTGTTGAAATCCCATCGAGCATTGAAAGTTCAAGTTACGGAGCAGTTCTCTTAGCAGGGTATGCCTTAGGTGATATTCATACATTTGAAAGAAACGACACAATGGACGAAGCAATGAAAGTCTTTTGTCCAAATAATCACAACGTGCGGGAATACGAAAAGCTTTTTCCTATGTACGAAAAAATTCAAAACCAATTAACCCCTTTACACACGGAACATGCACATATATAAAACATTTTTTTCCATCAAGGCTGTCTGACTAGAATGAACAAGTTGAGACTCTTTTTTGAACGTTTTTTTGAACGTATATTGTAAGAAGGTGGCAGTGCCTCCAGCAGCCGAAGGCCCCACAGACGAGTTTGTGAATCTGAAAGGCTGTTAGAAAAGGGAAGGCGACTGTCAAGCAACTTACGAACGAAAGACTCTCCCGAACTAAGACAAAGAAGAAACTGCGAGTAAATGGAGCAGATATTATCAACTGATCGTAGGGAAGGGAGAGTCGTTCGCTAGACGCTAGGAGCGAATAGACCTTCCCGAAGGAAAGCACCCCCCCACCGAATTTAATATTCGACTGAAGGTACCTGTACTTTTTAAACCTTCCCTTTCTTTTCCCCTTTTGTTAGGAGATAAAACCTATAATTGCTTAATTCATTTATTTTTTAACTCCTAAAATTAACAGAATATTCTTAATTTATTTTCTTTCTGTAACCGTTTTCTTCCTCTTTACAGTCCCGTCTATTAAGATTCGCTCTCTCATCAAAATCTTCCATCTTCCTTGAATCTTCTTGAGATGTTTGTTAGGTTAAGAAACCGTATACGATGTGTCGGACACAAAACATGACAGCTGTCAAAAAAATTTAAAGGAGAGATTTGGTGCATTTGTACGAATTTATTTCGTTAAGTATTTATTTTATTGTCATGTTAGGAATTGGACTATATGCGTATAAAACGTCTACGGACGATTTATCTGGATATATGCTCGGTGGAAGGAAGTTAGGTCCAGCAGTCACTGCGTTATCGGCAGGTGCATCCGATATGAGCGGTTGGATGTTAATGGGGCTACCAGGCGCGATGTATACGACTGGTT
This genomic window contains:
- a CDS encoding gluconokinase is translated as MKAYYIGVDIGTTSTKSVLFSLDGNERFKYSIEYPLFTSIDGTAEQNPEEVFQAVFHTIQACVHYANQENILIRAISFSSAMHSLILVDHRNQPITNLMTWADTRSSKWATNLKESDTGKELYQQTGTPIHTMTPLSKLIWLKNERPKWFEQAHKFISIKEYILFELFGEYVIDYATAGATGLMNLNTLTWDKRALSLVEVDEHRLSTIVPTTYLLPPMKESFRNALGLSPDTSYIIGASDGVLSNLGVNAIQDGVVALTIGTSGAIRTVVSEPTTEENGSIFCYPLTTNNWVIGGPVNNGGVILRWLKELFECDYETLNALAKNVPPGADRLFFHPYLTGERAPIWNSDAKGSFFGLTLNHGKPHITRAVMEGVIFNLYTVMTKLKPFMKEPKCIRASGGFANSPLWCQMVADIFQMRVEIPSSIESSSYGAVLLAGYALGDIHTFERNDTMDEAMKVFCPNNHNVREYEKLFPMYEKIQNQLTPLHTEHAHI